A part of Rhinoderma darwinii isolate aRhiDar2 chromosome 1, aRhiDar2.hap1, whole genome shotgun sequence genomic DNA contains:
- the CLDN5 gene encoding claudin-5, whose translation MGAFALEIFGLSICIIGWVGVILTCALPMWQVSAFIEQNIVVAQFTWEGLWMSCVVQSTGQMQCKVYDSILALEPELQAGRALTILASIVGLIALLVTIVGAQCTTCFQDSNVKSRIVFAGGVLYIVTGLLVLIPLCWTANIVIKDFFNPHVPASQKREMGAALYVGWAATALLLLGGVLICLSCPMKGQWTPPVKYSASRRPTSNGDYDKKNYV comes from the coding sequence ATGGGTGCGTTCGCTCTGGAGATCTTCGGTCTGTCCATCTGCATCATCGGCTGGGTAGGGGTGATCCTGACATGTGCGCTGCCTATGTGGCAAGTGTCAGCGTTCATCGAGCAGAACATCGTGGTGGCACAGTTCACCTGGGAAGGGCTTTGGATGTCGTGTGTGGTACAGAGCACCGGGCAGATGCAGTGTAAGGTCTATGACTCTATCCTGGCACTGGAGCCGGAGCTGCAGGCGGGCAGAGCGCTCACTATCCTGGCATCCATCGTAGGACTCATCGCCCTTCTGGTCACTATTGTCGGAGCCCAATGTACCACCTGTTTCCAGGACAGCAATGTCAAGAGCCGCATCGTGTTTGCCGGGGGAGTGTTGTACATTGTGACTGGGCTGCTGGTTCTCATCCCGCTATGCTGGACTGCCAACATTGTCATCAAGGACTTCTTCAACCCCCATGTACCCGCCTCCCAGAAGAGGGAGATGGGGGCAGCGCTGTATGTCGGCTGGGCAGCCACTGCCCTCCTACTCCTCGGCGGGGTCTTAATCTGCCTGTCGTGCCCTATGAAGGGGCAGTGGACACCGCCAGTCAAGTACTCTGCCTCCCGGAGACCAACCTCCAATGGGGACTACGATAAGAAGAACTACGTGTAA